A genomic segment from Oncorhynchus keta strain PuntledgeMale-10-30-2019 chromosome 9, Oket_V2, whole genome shotgun sequence encodes:
- the lrsam1 gene encoding E3 ubiquitin-protein ligase LRSAM1 isoform X1: MPLFFRKRKPSEDSKKRLEHQLCLSKEVGAGDILDISTCELTEVPTSAFSICKVLQKKVFILHGNQLKSMVPKGCCINFLVTLKVLDLHENMLTALPDDIGQLASLQVLNIENNQIKALPDSIGNLRLLQTLNVKGNCLSQLPTSVGRMSSLRTLDLSENSVRELPRELALARTLESLTLDAALMSYPPASVCTTGTEDIQRFLCTELGEEYCPSSQFLLPVLESDSGKQSPDDVDSLEGAWQSKFNDFEKRKEQKHQEKLAFERQLEKKQKEHHQLILMNNSHKENILLSVRQEQERLELGVSVQQRFQEVERQRILGKVRQAETGIANRINNLLLDNKRQRKSSEFLQQLEQDRIRMEHLTAITQEETNSLRKREVAVAMQKMLSESCSMRLMQEASDSRRQSLVSEACRSLESQDRKFDQVLSLQQLDKSKAIACILQEEEMQKAAFQVLQLQKDSVHGYIQQQIRLIEGELMQLTKLEVKRHNLDAENLQEVLWEQRSALSDLLQQLLKEKDQREVELRQVLQEMELKSDSNQQNYWLIQYQRLLDAKPLLLRMQEVGVESDLVSLLCKLSAQHYLPIMAHHRVTSEALRHMTTKDLRKLGINEMGIQKALLNWAREQPTTPSEGACKADPQEEEAVPSPSSLPSAPGETPTSTPPLTPINPSAPSLIDGPGSSECVVCMETGSQVIFLPCGHVCCCQMCSDALQTCPLCRSNIAQHLRLYHG; the protein is encoded by the exons ATGCCTCTGTTCTTCAGAAAGAGGAAGCCCAGTGAGGACTCCAAGAAGCGTCTGGAGCATCAACTGTGCCTG TCTAAAGAAGTAGGGGCTGGTGACATTCTGGACATCTCCACTTGTGAGCTCACAGAG GTTCCAACCAGTGCGTTCTCCATATGCAAGGTGCTACAGAAGAAG GTCTTCATTCTCCATGGAAACCAACTGAAGTCCATGGTGCCCAAAGGCTGTTGCATCAACTTTCTGGTCACACTAAAG GTGTTGGATTTGCACGAGAACATGCTGACCGCCCTCCCTGACGATATAGGGCAACTGGCATCACTGCAG GTGCTGAATATAGAAAATAACCAGATCAAGGCCCTGCCGGACTCCATTGGGAATCTCAGACTTCTGCAGACCCTCAATGTGAAAG GTAATTGTCTAAGTCAGCTGCCTACCTCTGTGGGCCGTATGAGCAGCCTGCGCACACTTGACCTGAGTGAGAACAGTGTGAGGGAGTTACCCCGGGAACTGGCTCTGGCACGCACtctagag AGCCTGACCCTGGACGCTGCTCTCATGTCCTACCCCCCTGCCTCGGTGTGCACCACGGGGACTGAGGACATCCAACGGTTCCTCTGCACTG aGCTGGGGGAGGAGTACTGCCCCTCGTCTCAGTTCCTGCTGCCCGTGCTAGAGAGTGACTCAGGGAAGCAGAGCCCGGACGATGTGGACAGCCTGGAGGGGGCCTGGCAG AGTAAGTTCAATGACTTTGAGAAGAGAAAG gagcagaAGCACCAGGAGAAACTGGCATTTGAGCGTCAGCTGGAAAAGAAGCAGAAGGAGCATCACCAGCTCATCCTTATGAACAACTCCCACAAGGAGAACATCCTGCTGTCTGTCAGACAG gaacaggagcGTCTGGAGCTAGGCGTGTCAGTGCAGCAGAGGTTCCAGGAGGTTGAGAGGCAGAGGATTCTGGGTAAGGTCCGCCAGGCCGAGACGGGCATCGCTAACCGCATCAACAACCTGCTACTGGACAACAAACG ACAAAGAAAGAGTTCAGAGTTTCTCCAACAGTTGGAGCAGGACCG GATACGGATGGAGCATCTGACGGCCATCACACAAGAAGAGACCAACTCActcaggaagagagaggtagcag tGGCCATGCAGAAGATGTTGTCAGAGAGCTGCTCTATGCGTCTGATGCAGGAAGCCAGTGACTCACGCAGACAGAGTCTGGTCTCTGAGGCCTGCAGGAG TCTGGAGAGTCAGGACAGGAAGTTCGATCAGGTGCTTTCGCTCCAGCAGCTAGACAAATCCAAAGCCATCGCTTGTATCCTAcaggag GAGGAGATGCAGAAGGCAGCCTTCCAGGTACTGCAGCTGCAGAAAGACAGTGTGCACGGCTACATCCAACAACAG ATCAGGCTAATAGAAGGAGAGTTAATGCAGCTGACTAAACTGGAGGTTAAGAGACACAATCTGGACGCTGAGAACCTGCAG GAGGTGCTGTGGGAGCAGCGATCGGCTCTCAGTGACCTGCTGCAGCAGCTGTTGAAGGAGAAGgaccagagagaggtggagcTGAGACAGGTCCTCCAGGAGATGGAGCTGAAGAGTGACTCCAACCAGCAGAACTACTGGCTGATCCAGTACCAGAGGCTGCTGGACGCCAAGCCTCTGTTGCTACGCATGCAG gagGTTGGTGTGGAGAGTGACCTTGTCAGTCTGCTGTGTAAGCTGTCAGCCCAGCACTATCTCCCCATCATGGCCCACCACAGAGTCACTTCCGAGGCCCTGCGCCACATGACCACCAAAGACCTCCGCAAG CTGGGAATCAATGAGATGGGTATCCAGAAGGCTCTTCTCAACTGGGCCAGGGAGCAGCCCACCACGCCTTCTGAAG ggGCCTGCAAGGCCGATCCTCAGGAAGAGGAAGCTGTCCCGTCACCATCTTCTCTGCCCAGCGCCCCCGGCGAGACacccacctccacccctccactgaCCCCCATCaacccctcagcccccagcctcaTAGACGGCCCGGGTAGCTCAGAGTGTGTGGTGTGCATGGAGACAGGG tctcaggTAATCTTCCTGCCCTGTGGCCACGTGTGCTGTTGCCAGATGTGCAGCGATGCCCTCCAGACCTGCCCCTTGTGTCGCAGCAACATCGCCCAGCACCTACGCCTCTACCACGGCTAA
- the lrsam1 gene encoding E3 ubiquitin-protein ligase LRSAM1 isoform X2 — protein sequence MPLFFRKRKPSEDSKKRLEHQLCLSKEVGAGDILDISTCELTEVPTSAFSICKVLQKKVFILHGNQLKSMVPKGCCINFLVTLKVLDLHENMLTALPDDIGQLASLQVLNIENNQIKALPDSIGNLRLLQTLNVKGNCLSQLPTSVGRMSSLRTLDLSENSVRELPRELALARTLESLTLDAALMSYPPASVCTTGTEDIQRFLCTELGEEYCPSSQFLLPVLESDSGKQSPDDVDSLEGAWQSKFNDFEKRKEQKHQEKLAFERQLEKKQKEHHQLILMNNSHKENILLSVRQERLELGVSVQQRFQEVERQRILGKVRQAETGIANRINNLLLDNKRQRKSSEFLQQLEQDRIRMEHLTAITQEETNSLRKREVAVAMQKMLSESCSMRLMQEASDSRRQSLVSEACRSLESQDRKFDQVLSLQQLDKSKAIACILQEEEMQKAAFQVLQLQKDSVHGYIQQQIRLIEGELMQLTKLEVKRHNLDAENLQEVLWEQRSALSDLLQQLLKEKDQREVELRQVLQEMELKSDSNQQNYWLIQYQRLLDAKPLLLRMQEVGVESDLVSLLCKLSAQHYLPIMAHHRVTSEALRHMTTKDLRKLGINEMGIQKALLNWAREQPTTPSEGACKADPQEEEAVPSPSSLPSAPGETPTSTPPLTPINPSAPSLIDGPGSSECVVCMETGSQVIFLPCGHVCCCQMCSDALQTCPLCRSNIAQHLRLYHG from the exons ATGCCTCTGTTCTTCAGAAAGAGGAAGCCCAGTGAGGACTCCAAGAAGCGTCTGGAGCATCAACTGTGCCTG TCTAAAGAAGTAGGGGCTGGTGACATTCTGGACATCTCCACTTGTGAGCTCACAGAG GTTCCAACCAGTGCGTTCTCCATATGCAAGGTGCTACAGAAGAAG GTCTTCATTCTCCATGGAAACCAACTGAAGTCCATGGTGCCCAAAGGCTGTTGCATCAACTTTCTGGTCACACTAAAG GTGTTGGATTTGCACGAGAACATGCTGACCGCCCTCCCTGACGATATAGGGCAACTGGCATCACTGCAG GTGCTGAATATAGAAAATAACCAGATCAAGGCCCTGCCGGACTCCATTGGGAATCTCAGACTTCTGCAGACCCTCAATGTGAAAG GTAATTGTCTAAGTCAGCTGCCTACCTCTGTGGGCCGTATGAGCAGCCTGCGCACACTTGACCTGAGTGAGAACAGTGTGAGGGAGTTACCCCGGGAACTGGCTCTGGCACGCACtctagag AGCCTGACCCTGGACGCTGCTCTCATGTCCTACCCCCCTGCCTCGGTGTGCACCACGGGGACTGAGGACATCCAACGGTTCCTCTGCACTG aGCTGGGGGAGGAGTACTGCCCCTCGTCTCAGTTCCTGCTGCCCGTGCTAGAGAGTGACTCAGGGAAGCAGAGCCCGGACGATGTGGACAGCCTGGAGGGGGCCTGGCAG AGTAAGTTCAATGACTTTGAGAAGAGAAAG gagcagaAGCACCAGGAGAAACTGGCATTTGAGCGTCAGCTGGAAAAGAAGCAGAAGGAGCATCACCAGCTCATCCTTATGAACAACTCCCACAAGGAGAACATCCTGCTGTCTGTCAGACAG gagcGTCTGGAGCTAGGCGTGTCAGTGCAGCAGAGGTTCCAGGAGGTTGAGAGGCAGAGGATTCTGGGTAAGGTCCGCCAGGCCGAGACGGGCATCGCTAACCGCATCAACAACCTGCTACTGGACAACAAACG ACAAAGAAAGAGTTCAGAGTTTCTCCAACAGTTGGAGCAGGACCG GATACGGATGGAGCATCTGACGGCCATCACACAAGAAGAGACCAACTCActcaggaagagagaggtagcag tGGCCATGCAGAAGATGTTGTCAGAGAGCTGCTCTATGCGTCTGATGCAGGAAGCCAGTGACTCACGCAGACAGAGTCTGGTCTCTGAGGCCTGCAGGAG TCTGGAGAGTCAGGACAGGAAGTTCGATCAGGTGCTTTCGCTCCAGCAGCTAGACAAATCCAAAGCCATCGCTTGTATCCTAcaggag GAGGAGATGCAGAAGGCAGCCTTCCAGGTACTGCAGCTGCAGAAAGACAGTGTGCACGGCTACATCCAACAACAG ATCAGGCTAATAGAAGGAGAGTTAATGCAGCTGACTAAACTGGAGGTTAAGAGACACAATCTGGACGCTGAGAACCTGCAG GAGGTGCTGTGGGAGCAGCGATCGGCTCTCAGTGACCTGCTGCAGCAGCTGTTGAAGGAGAAGgaccagagagaggtggagcTGAGACAGGTCCTCCAGGAGATGGAGCTGAAGAGTGACTCCAACCAGCAGAACTACTGGCTGATCCAGTACCAGAGGCTGCTGGACGCCAAGCCTCTGTTGCTACGCATGCAG gagGTTGGTGTGGAGAGTGACCTTGTCAGTCTGCTGTGTAAGCTGTCAGCCCAGCACTATCTCCCCATCATGGCCCACCACAGAGTCACTTCCGAGGCCCTGCGCCACATGACCACCAAAGACCTCCGCAAG CTGGGAATCAATGAGATGGGTATCCAGAAGGCTCTTCTCAACTGGGCCAGGGAGCAGCCCACCACGCCTTCTGAAG ggGCCTGCAAGGCCGATCCTCAGGAAGAGGAAGCTGTCCCGTCACCATCTTCTCTGCCCAGCGCCCCCGGCGAGACacccacctccacccctccactgaCCCCCATCaacccctcagcccccagcctcaTAGACGGCCCGGGTAGCTCAGAGTGTGTGGTGTGCATGGAGACAGGG tctcaggTAATCTTCCTGCCCTGTGGCCACGTGTGCTGTTGCCAGATGTGCAGCGATGCCCTCCAGACCTGCCCCTTGTGTCGCAGCAACATCGCCCAGCACCTACGCCTCTACCACGGCTAA